In the genome of Blastopirellula marina, one region contains:
- a CDS encoding GDSL-type esterase/lipase family protein — translation MLVRFRPLALLLMSLFCLASQPLVAQETATSGEQFSIPATDEGLPGEGPIRRYDWFKNLWKNKRSGWAKQIEKDQNAVVFLGDSITQGWGDNMGGSFGDMKVANRGISGDTTRGMLVRLDEDVLSLNPKAVVMLMGTNDLEEGASPETIAGNVKLIIAELKKHNADMPIVLCEVFPSSASKKRPADKIKQINQLYKEAVKGDPQITVVDTWTLFANENGDAKKEEFPDLLHPNQEGYAMWAAALRPIFATLGYLETNADDFEVEPGFESLFNGKDLTGWMFKANPEREGKKTSIAWPVFKEDIVFDGKTESSDGRYQAVNGRLVVTTPTEGRRIQQLWTTREFPKDFILKLEFRATPNADSGVFLRQPQLQCRDYLLAGPYKDLKNYKPQKWNEMVVTVKDNVAHCTCNGEVLEEAYKLPETGPIGLEGDRGQMEYRRIRVKQLP, via the coding sequence ATGCTCGTCCGATTTCGCCCGTTGGCTCTCCTTTTGATGTCGCTATTTTGCTTGGCTAGTCAACCGTTAGTCGCACAAGAGACAGCGACCTCAGGCGAACAATTCTCGATTCCAGCCACGGACGAAGGACTTCCTGGAGAGGGGCCAATTCGTCGCTACGACTGGTTCAAGAACCTTTGGAAAAACAAGCGATCTGGTTGGGCAAAGCAAATCGAGAAAGATCAAAACGCCGTTGTCTTCTTGGGTGACTCCATCACCCAAGGTTGGGGCGACAACATGGGTGGTAGCTTCGGTGACATGAAGGTAGCCAACCGCGGGATCAGTGGCGATACCACACGCGGCATGCTCGTTCGTTTGGATGAGGACGTGCTCTCGCTCAATCCCAAAGCCGTGGTCATGCTAATGGGGACGAACGATCTGGAAGAAGGCGCCTCGCCAGAAACGATCGCCGGCAACGTGAAGTTGATCATTGCAGAACTGAAGAAGCACAATGCGGACATGCCCATCGTATTGTGCGAAGTGTTCCCCAGTTCCGCATCGAAGAAACGCCCCGCCGATAAGATCAAGCAGATCAATCAGCTGTACAAGGAAGCCGTGAAAGGGGATCCGCAGATTACGGTCGTCGATACCTGGACGCTGTTCGCCAACGAGAACGGAGATGCCAAGAAAGAAGAGTTCCCAGATCTTCTGCACCCCAACCAGGAAGGCTATGCAATGTGGGCGGCAGCACTGCGCCCAATCTTCGCGACGCTTGGTTACCTGGAAACGAACGCTGATGACTTTGAAGTCGAACCTGGTTTCGAGAGCTTGTTCAACGGCAAGGATCTGACGGGTTGGATGTTCAAAGCCAATCCAGAGCGAGAAGGAAAGAAAACATCGATCGCCTGGCCTGTGTTCAAAGAAGATATCGTTTTCGACGGCAAGACCGAAAGTAGCGACGGACGTTATCAAGCGGTCAACGGCCGACTCGTAGTTACCACACCTACCGAAGGTCGACGCATTCAACAATTGTGGACGACGCGTGAGTTTCCCAAGGACTTCATCTTGAAGCTGGAATTCCGCGCCACCCCGAATGCCGACAGTGGCGTATTCCTCCGCCAACCACAGCTGCAATGCCGCGACTATTTGCTGGCAGGTCCTTACAAGGATCTGAAGAACTACAAGCCACAAAAGTGGAACGAAATGGTGGTCACCGTGAAAGACAACGTCGCCCATTGTACCTGCAACGGTGAAGTGTTGGAGGAAGCTTACAAACTGCCAGAAACCGGGCCAATTGGCTTGGAAGGGGACCGGGGGCAAATGGAATATCGCCGAATCCGCGTCAAGCAGTTGCCGTAA
- a CDS encoding ankyrin repeat domain-containing protein yields MLSLHAIRIVTITSEMTEIRLYLANVIPPMTPLQKAAFELRLDDLKQLATKDADLSGALLSACSAHDPDAKVQVRVIRFLMKRGVSVDETDKNGVTPLHRAVRFRSVAAAKELLAQGADVNAIDRKTKSTPLHRAVTSTGAPSTAGKQAEALSLVRLLLENGADMDSQNKSGKCPIDYAKNQEIKAALTGVSP; encoded by the coding sequence TTGCTAAGTTTACACGCGATCCGTATCGTGACGATTACCTCAGAGATGACTGAGATACGTCTTTATCTTGCAAATGTGATCCCACCAATGACACCTCTTCAAAAAGCGGCCTTCGAGTTGAGACTTGACGACTTAAAGCAGTTAGCCACCAAAGATGCCGATCTGAGTGGAGCCCTTTTGTCGGCTTGCTCAGCGCACGATCCGGACGCGAAGGTTCAGGTCCGCGTGATTCGCTTCCTAATGAAACGTGGCGTTTCGGTGGATGAGACAGACAAGAACGGGGTGACGCCACTGCATCGGGCCGTACGTTTTCGAAGTGTCGCTGCCGCGAAAGAGTTGCTTGCCCAAGGCGCCGATGTGAATGCAATCGATCGCAAAACGAAATCGACGCCCCTTCATCGGGCAGTCACCAGCACCGGTGCCCCGTCAACGGCCGGCAAACAAGCGGAAGCATTGTCGTTAGTGCGATTACTCTTGGAAAATGGCGCTGATATGGATTCGCAGAACAAGTCGGGCAAATGTCCGATCGATTATGCCAAAAACCAAGAAATCAAAGCAGCTCTCACCGGCGTAAGCCCTTAG
- a CDS encoding M14 family metallopeptidase — translation MQAENLFSPDYATARQRFCDAAEELGWKLESFPREGSGPNDELLLTDAASCPVEDRAKVLVITSGIHGVEGFFGSAVQLALLRQWKQHGNPAVKCLFLHGLNPYGFAWRRRFDENNVDLNRNFLLPGEVFDGAPPTYARLDSFLNPQRPPSRWDPFLAKATWLITRYGITALRQAIASGQYDFPKGVFFGGHQPSTLQPLLEQNVPTWLAGSQKVVHLDFHTGLGPKGTHKLLIDYSLSDWQRDCLTNWFGLESFEESQSSGIAYEARGGFGRWCVEKNFAPMYLYACAEFGTYGPVTVLKGLRRENQAHHWGKPNNPATRSAKEHLHELFCPHDSKWRSRVIRDSCELVNQAVAGLTAEA, via the coding sequence ATGCAAGCAGAAAACCTGTTCTCGCCTGACTATGCCACGGCCCGGCAGCGTTTTTGCGATGCCGCCGAGGAACTCGGTTGGAAGCTCGAATCGTTCCCGCGGGAAGGCAGTGGACCAAACGATGAACTACTGCTAACAGACGCCGCAAGTTGCCCCGTGGAAGATCGTGCCAAAGTGCTCGTCATCACTTCAGGCATTCACGGTGTCGAAGGCTTTTTCGGTTCGGCAGTGCAGTTAGCTCTCTTACGACAGTGGAAGCAACATGGTAATCCAGCCGTTAAATGTCTCTTTCTGCATGGGCTTAACCCGTACGGCTTCGCTTGGCGGCGACGATTCGATGAGAACAACGTCGACCTAAATCGAAACTTCTTATTGCCGGGCGAGGTCTTTGACGGGGCTCCGCCAACCTATGCCAGACTCGACAGCTTTCTCAATCCACAGCGGCCACCTTCCCGTTGGGATCCCTTCCTGGCGAAGGCGACATGGCTGATTACTCGGTACGGCATAACCGCGTTGCGTCAGGCGATTGCCTCCGGCCAATACGACTTTCCGAAAGGTGTCTTCTTTGGTGGGCATCAACCATCAACGCTACAACCACTTCTCGAACAAAACGTGCCAACCTGGCTCGCCGGAAGTCAGAAGGTCGTTCACTTGGACTTTCACACGGGACTCGGGCCGAAGGGAACTCACAAGCTGTTGATTGATTATTCGCTTAGCGATTGGCAACGCGATTGTTTAACAAACTGGTTTGGCCTCGAGTCGTTCGAGGAAAGTCAGTCGAGCGGTATCGCTTACGAAGCCAGGGGCGGGTTTGGACGTTGGTGCGTGGAGAAGAATTTCGCACCGATGTACCTTTATGCCTGTGCCGAGTTTGGCACGTATGGACCTGTGACGGTATTGAAAGGCTTGCGACGGGAGAACCAAGCCCATCACTGGGGAAAGCCAAATAACCCAGCAACAAGATCCGCCAAAGAGCACCTTCACGAGTTATTTTGCCCGCACGATTCCAAGTGGCGATCGCGAGTCATTCGCGATAGTTGCGAATTGGTGAACCAGGCGGTGGCCGGACTCACCGCGGAAGCCTAA
- a CDS encoding substrate-binding domain-containing protein, translating to MNRFSRIALLLLVTTCLVSCRAKTENTAAGSGGYEFPIEAGKYRILGIRTDNTDHARAKQNAESAIANNPNLKAMVGLWAYNPPMILSAVEGANKVGDIQIIGFDEDEVTLKGIEDGKVYGTVVQQPFVFGYKAVELLAAMVRGQDLDIPESNLIFVPFKTIKKDNVGEFQAELKRINDGNGTPPPHNQPEYDTSEKVKLAFLTNTVDPFWNYAAEGVQVAEKEFNADCEVYDPPNGTQEEQKRFVERKMGDGCQALAMSPSSPESQTDLINKAVEAFNGNMICHDSDAPNSNRKMYIGTHNYLAGRAVGKLVKEAVPEGGDVMIFVGLMEQLNAQERSAGVIDELMDKPIPAEIAKYLPKDQQPTDEKPAEKSEKDEAADETPMKDEQPADGEAAEEK from the coding sequence TTGAATCGTTTTTCCCGAATCGCACTGTTATTGTTGGTCACAACATGTCTGGTCAGTTGCCGAGCGAAAACCGAGAACACGGCTGCCGGTAGTGGTGGCTATGAATTCCCGATCGAAGCTGGCAAGTACCGCATTCTTGGCATCCGCACCGATAACACCGACCATGCACGCGCGAAGCAAAACGCGGAGTCGGCGATCGCGAACAATCCTAACTTGAAAGCGATGGTAGGGCTGTGGGCGTATAACCCGCCGATGATCCTCAGTGCGGTGGAAGGAGCGAACAAGGTTGGCGACATCCAGATCATCGGTTTCGATGAAGATGAGGTCACGCTGAAAGGGATCGAAGACGGCAAGGTGTATGGAACCGTCGTACAGCAGCCGTTCGTGTTTGGGTACAAGGCCGTTGAATTGCTTGCGGCGATGGTCCGCGGACAAGATCTCGATATCCCGGAAAGCAACTTGATCTTCGTGCCTTTCAAAACGATCAAGAAGGATAACGTCGGTGAGTTCCAGGCGGAACTGAAACGGATTAACGACGGAAACGGCACCCCACCGCCGCACAATCAGCCTGAATACGATACCAGTGAAAAGGTGAAGTTGGCCTTCCTCACCAACACGGTTGATCCCTTCTGGAATTATGCTGCCGAAGGAGTCCAGGTGGCGGAGAAGGAATTCAACGCGGATTGCGAAGTGTATGATCCGCCGAACGGTACCCAAGAAGAGCAAAAGCGTTTCGTCGAACGCAAGATGGGTGACGGCTGTCAGGCTTTGGCAATGAGCCCCAGCTCACCCGAAAGCCAGACCGACTTGATCAACAAGGCGGTCGAAGCATTCAACGGCAACATGATTTGTCACGATTCGGATGCACCTAATAGCAATCGTAAGATGTACATCGGAACGCACAACTATCTGGCCGGCCGGGCAGTTGGCAAGCTCGTGAAAGAGGCGGTTCCCGAGGGGGGCGATGTCATGATCTTTGTCGGCTTGATGGAACAACTGAACGCCCAGGAACGGAGTGCTGGGGTCATCGACGAGCTGATGGATAAACCAATTCCGGCCGAGATCGCCAAGTACTTGCCGAAAGATCAACAGCCAACCGACGAGAAGCCTGCCGAAAAATCGGAAAAGGACGAGGCTGCTGACGAAACGCCGATGAAAGACGAGCAGCCAGCGGATGGGGAAGCAGCGGAAGAGAAATAG
- a CDS encoding sugar ABC transporter ATP-binding protein has protein sequence MTKDAPPFLEVERISKRFPGVKALSEVSLRIAAGESVAVIGENGAGKSTLMKILAGIQPPDEGVIRVNGKPVEIRGVTDALDLGIALIHQELNLCDNLSIGANIYLGREPRTFGWIDQGKVNSLSRKYLQQVGLDVDPGKPLVDLSIGQQQLVEIAKALSCNAKLLIMDEPTSSLSAREVDCLFEVIRSLRASGVSIVYISHRLSEVHQVCDRVIALRDGKNSGGLSREEITHDNMVRLMVGRELDQFYAHQSQSPGDVVLEAKAIKTKAHPAHAISFQLRAGEIVGLAGLVGAGRTELFETLFGVHPPVDGTLEVSGRAVTIRSPKDAIAHEVFLVPEDRKLQGLVLPMDVGQNTTLPGLHRLSYLSWVDSSKEQKVADDMVRRMRVKTPSTRQIIQYLSGGNQQKVVIAKWLAMHPKVLLLDEPTRGIDVGAKHEIYELMEELASKGVAILFVSSEMEEILGMSDRVLVMHEGNLAGELSRDQLSEQAIMNLATGQTLVAADDV, from the coding sequence ATGACGAAGGATGCTCCACCGTTTCTCGAGGTCGAGAGGATCTCGAAACGCTTCCCAGGCGTGAAGGCCTTGTCAGAGGTCTCGCTGCGCATTGCGGCTGGTGAATCGGTGGCCGTGATCGGCGAAAATGGTGCCGGTAAAAGTACGCTGATGAAGATCCTGGCAGGGATTCAACCGCCTGACGAAGGTGTCATCCGCGTCAACGGAAAGCCCGTTGAAATTCGCGGAGTGACCGACGCGCTGGATCTGGGGATCGCATTGATTCATCAAGAGTTGAATCTATGCGATAACCTGTCGATAGGAGCGAATATCTATCTTGGTCGAGAGCCCCGCACGTTTGGTTGGATCGATCAGGGTAAGGTGAATTCCCTATCGCGAAAATACTTGCAGCAAGTTGGCCTCGACGTCGATCCTGGAAAACCGCTCGTCGATCTTTCGATTGGTCAGCAGCAGCTCGTGGAGATCGCCAAAGCACTCTCGTGCAATGCGAAGCTACTTATCATGGATGAGCCGACCTCGAGTCTTTCCGCGCGAGAAGTCGACTGTTTGTTTGAGGTAATTCGCTCGTTGCGTGCGTCTGGGGTGAGCATCGTCTATATTTCGCATCGCCTGAGCGAGGTCCATCAGGTTTGCGATCGGGTGATTGCCCTGCGAGATGGTAAGAACAGCGGTGGGCTGTCTCGTGAGGAAATCACGCACGACAACATGGTCCGGCTGATGGTAGGGCGCGAACTCGATCAGTTCTACGCACATCAATCGCAATCGCCCGGCGACGTGGTGCTGGAAGCAAAGGCGATCAAAACAAAAGCTCACCCAGCTCACGCGATCAGCTTTCAGCTTCGCGCCGGAGAGATCGTCGGCCTGGCGGGTTTGGTCGGGGCAGGGCGGACCGAATTATTTGAAACCTTGTTTGGCGTTCACCCGCCCGTTGACGGAACGTTGGAAGTTTCTGGCAGAGCGGTGACAATCCGCTCGCCGAAGGATGCAATCGCTCACGAAGTCTTCCTGGTGCCAGAGGATCGCAAGCTGCAAGGGTTAGTCCTGCCGATGGATGTCGGCCAAAACACGACACTGCCAGGGCTCCATCGTCTGTCCTACCTTTCGTGGGTTGATTCGTCGAAAGAGCAAAAGGTTGCCGACGATATGGTCCGGCGGATGCGAGTCAAGACACCCAGTACGCGACAAATCATTCAATATCTTTCCGGCGGCAACCAACAGAAAGTGGTCATTGCGAAATGGCTGGCTATGCATCCGAAGGTGCTGCTGCTCGACGAACCGACCCGCGGGATCGATGTGGGGGCGAAACACGAGATTTACGAACTAATGGAAGAACTAGCCAGCAAAGGCGTGGCGATTCTGTTCGTTTCCAGCGAAATGGAAGAGATCCTCGGCATGTCGGACCGGGTGCTGGTGATGCATGAAGGTAACCTGGCCGGCGAGCTTTCTCGTGACCAACTCAGCGAACAAGCGATAATGAACCTGGCAACCGGTCAAACGCTGGTCGCGGCCGATGATGTTTAG
- a CDS encoding ABC transporter permease codes for MLKNAVLFLLIFAIFGITAVNVPTFANAQNLGIMARWTGLYGIMAIGAAFVIIAGGIDLSMGSMVALVGVQFGILINDQQMNPCLAMIVVLVGAMLIGLGYGLLITKLKLQPFVVTLCGLLVLRSIARFLTHDNKISNFVHPDGGTNIGYLTGAEFLSIPLPLWMLAGIALVSALVLNKTTFGRYLKALGNNEQAARYSGINTDWITISAYMICSLLSGVAAILFAIDLNSVGPNEAGTFYELYAIAAAVLGGCSLRGGTGSIIGVVLGTAILRELYQAIEALQFSELEGTVIGVVILVGVIADEIIRRIVDARRRKQEVNAAKERSGSG; via the coding sequence ATGCTTAAGAATGCTGTTTTGTTTTTATTGATCTTTGCGATCTTCGGTATCACAGCTGTGAACGTGCCGACGTTCGCCAACGCTCAGAACCTGGGGATCATGGCCCGCTGGACAGGGCTGTATGGAATCATGGCGATCGGTGCAGCGTTCGTGATCATCGCGGGCGGGATCGATCTCTCGATGGGATCCATGGTGGCTTTGGTTGGCGTCCAGTTCGGGATTCTCATCAATGATCAGCAGATGAATCCTTGCTTGGCAATGATTGTCGTTCTTGTCGGGGCGATGCTAATCGGACTCGGGTATGGACTACTGATCACGAAGCTGAAACTGCAACCTTTTGTGGTGACTCTGTGTGGACTTCTGGTGCTGCGGAGTATTGCGCGCTTCTTGACGCACGACAACAAGATCTCGAACTTCGTCCATCCCGACGGAGGAACGAATATCGGTTATCTGACCGGCGCTGAGTTTCTTTCCATTCCCTTACCGTTATGGATGTTGGCTGGGATTGCGCTCGTTTCGGCCTTGGTTCTTAACAAGACGACGTTCGGCCGCTATTTAAAGGCGTTGGGTAATAACGAGCAAGCGGCGCGATACAGTGGGATCAATACCGATTGGATTACGATCAGTGCCTATATGATTTGCTCGTTGCTTTCCGGTGTTGCAGCGATCTTGTTTGCGATCGATCTGAACAGCGTTGGTCCGAATGAAGCCGGCACATTCTATGAACTATACGCGATCGCCGCGGCCGTGCTGGGTGGGTGCAGCTTGCGAGGTGGCACGGGCTCGATCATCGGTGTCGTCTTAGGAACAGCAATCCTCCGCGAGCTTTACCAAGCCATCGAAGCCCTACAATTCTCCGAGCTCGAAGGAACCGTGATCGGCGTGGTGATCTTGGTCGGTGTGATCGCCGACGAAATTATCCGCCGCATCGTTGATGCTCGGAGACGGAAGCAGGAAGTTAACGCTGCCAAAGAGAGGTCTGGCAGCGGTTGA
- the purQ gene encoding phosphoribosylformylglycinamidine synthase I, with translation MAQPKALLLRSPGTNCDLETAYAFEQSGATADRVHLNRLLEKPELLHDYQILALSGGFSYGDDISAGRIVGSLMRHHLMDTVKRFHDDGKLILGICNGFQILIKTGLLLDDDEQGLPSSTLAWNDCQMFQDRWVNLKTDGEKCVFLKDIDQMYLPVAHAEGRFVARDEETLDKLEAAGQLCLTYTANRQGEDCVSFPDNPNGAQRHVAGVCDATGRIFGLMPHPERYIDQTHHPRWTRGEGNSPGDGLKLFENAVEFFA, from the coding sequence ATGGCTCAGCCTAAAGCCTTGTTGCTTCGCTCTCCCGGGACCAATTGCGACCTGGAAACTGCCTACGCGTTCGAACAATCGGGCGCGACGGCTGATCGGGTTCACTTGAACCGCCTGCTGGAAAAGCCGGAGCTTTTGCACGACTATCAAATCCTCGCCCTCTCAGGTGGGTTTAGTTATGGAGACGACATCTCTGCTGGCCGCATCGTAGGCAGTTTGATGCGTCACCATTTGATGGACACGGTCAAACGATTCCATGACGACGGTAAACTGATCCTCGGCATCTGCAATGGTTTTCAGATTCTGATCAAAACGGGTCTTTTGCTTGATGACGACGAGCAAGGACTTCCGTCGAGCACGCTCGCTTGGAACGACTGCCAAATGTTCCAGGATCGCTGGGTGAACCTCAAAACCGACGGTGAGAAGTGCGTCTTCCTGAAGGACATCGACCAGATGTACCTGCCGGTCGCCCATGCCGAAGGTCGCTTTGTCGCTCGCGACGAAGAAACGCTCGACAAGCTAGAAGCCGCCGGTCAATTGTGTCTAACCTATACGGCCAATCGCCAAGGGGAAGATTGCGTCAGCTTCCCAGACAACCCCAACGGTGCTCAGCGTCACGTCGCTGGCGTGTGCGATGCCACCGGCCGAATCTTCGGCCTGATGCCGCATCCCGAGCGTTACATTGACCAAACGCATCACCCTCGCTGGACGCGCGGCGAAGGGAACAGCCCCGGCGACGGCTTGAAGCTATTTGAGAACGCGGTGGAGTTCTTCGCCTAA
- the purL gene encoding phosphoribosylformylglycinamidine synthase subunit PurL: MTLWEVDIYPASGHVDRLAAAIVADAEDLQIATHLEIATAHGFLVQADFSADHIQLLADQLLVDNVVEKAVVAQAGEAILAEAPSNLYDRLIHVMPKPGVMDPVAQSTQGAIADFGKPAEAVRTFRKYWIGGLDDQQTERLITKLLANDSVEQVIHGPIDLERLSFGKSQPFELKTVGIRALDDDGLNKLSKEGQLYLTLVEMQTIQAYFRELGRDPTDIELETVAQTWSEHCSHKTLAGKIAYKDDKQEIRFDNMLKETIFAATQQIRKTLGDDDWCVSVFKDNAGIVTFNDEYNVCFKVETHNHPSALEPYGGANTGIGGVIRDPMGTGMGAKPICNTDVFCFAPPETDPGCLPQGVLHPRRVMKGVVSGVRDYGNRMGIPTVNGAVYFDDRYLGNPLVYCGNVGLIPVDMSFKEVKPNDLIVAVGGRTGRDGIHGATFSSAELTSESESLSGGAVQIGNAITEKMVLDVLLEARDRNLYNAVTDCGAGGFSSAVGEMGEELGAEVWLEKAPLKYEGLSYTEIWISEAQERMVLAVPEEKWPELEALFASEGSEAVVLGKFVPTGNLKLTYNGETVGELDMRFLHDGRPPIVRDAVFTPPNTQPLEIASDDEGALGNDLRRILSSLNVASKEWIIRQYDHEVQGGSVIKPLVGVQNDGPSDAAVVRPVLNSRKGIVLSCGMNPHFGDFDPYDMAASAIDEALRNCVAVGADPAKIAILDNFCWGYTDRPETLGTLVRAALACRDLALALGTPFVSGKDSLNNEFSYFDEHGEKQTIAIPPTLLISAMGQVEDVSTCVTMDFKSAGNRIYVVGLTKDELGGSHWSLIHEKLGGQVPQVDTTLSKKVFAGIHAAIQARSVAACHDLSEGGLAVALAEMAFAGGLGADIELENIPHELSSPSAVALLFSESNTRFVCEVPEESADKFEAALDGVPFAAIGQVAQHKELVVKQNGQSLLDEPIELLKQAWQAPLNW, from the coding sequence GTGACATTGTGGGAAGTTGATATCTATCCCGCTTCGGGACACGTCGATCGATTGGCCGCTGCCATCGTTGCCGACGCCGAAGACCTGCAAATTGCTACCCATCTCGAAATCGCTACGGCACACGGGTTTCTGGTCCAAGCTGACTTTAGCGCCGATCACATCCAACTGCTGGCCGATCAATTGCTGGTCGATAACGTGGTCGAGAAAGCGGTTGTCGCTCAAGCAGGCGAAGCAATCCTAGCCGAAGCTCCCTCGAACCTGTACGACCGTCTGATCCACGTGATGCCCAAACCAGGCGTGATGGATCCGGTTGCTCAGAGCACCCAAGGGGCCATCGCTGACTTCGGCAAGCCAGCCGAGGCAGTCAGGACGTTCCGCAAATACTGGATCGGTGGCCTGGACGATCAACAGACCGAGCGTTTGATCACGAAGCTCCTGGCCAACGATTCTGTCGAACAGGTCATCCACGGCCCGATCGATCTCGAACGCCTCTCGTTTGGCAAATCACAACCGTTCGAGCTGAAAACGGTGGGCATCCGCGCTCTCGATGACGACGGCCTGAACAAACTGAGCAAAGAAGGCCAGTTGTACCTGACGCTGGTCGAAATGCAGACCATTCAAGCCTATTTCAGAGAATTGGGCCGCGATCCGACTGACATCGAATTAGAAACGGTCGCCCAAACCTGGAGCGAGCACTGCAGCCACAAAACCTTAGCAGGTAAGATCGCCTACAAGGACGATAAGCAAGAGATCCGCTTCGACAACATGTTGAAGGAAACGATCTTCGCCGCTACCCAGCAAATCCGCAAAACCTTAGGGGACGACGACTGGTGCGTCAGCGTGTTCAAGGACAACGCCGGCATCGTCACCTTCAATGACGAATACAACGTTTGCTTCAAGGTCGAAACGCACAACCATCCTAGTGCCCTCGAACCTTACGGTGGAGCCAATACCGGCATCGGGGGCGTGATCCGCGACCCGATGGGAACTGGCATGGGTGCCAAGCCAATTTGCAACACCGATGTGTTTTGCTTTGCCCCACCCGAGACCGATCCTGGTTGCCTGCCGCAGGGCGTGCTGCATCCACGCCGCGTGATGAAGGGTGTTGTCAGCGGCGTCCGCGATTACGGCAACCGGATGGGCATTCCCACGGTGAACGGTGCGGTTTACTTCGACGATCGTTACCTTGGCAATCCGTTGGTTTACTGTGGCAATGTCGGCCTGATTCCGGTCGATATGTCGTTCAAAGAAGTCAAACCAAATGACCTCATCGTGGCCGTCGGCGGTCGTACGGGTCGTGATGGTATCCACGGTGCGACGTTCAGCTCTGCTGAGTTGACCAGCGAAAGTGAATCTCTCTCGGGCGGTGCCGTCCAAATCGGCAATGCGATTACCGAGAAGATGGTTCTCGACGTGCTGCTGGAAGCGCGGGATCGAAACCTCTACAACGCGGTTACCGACTGCGGTGCAGGTGGGTTTTCGAGTGCAGTCGGTGAGATGGGAGAAGAGTTGGGCGCCGAAGTCTGGCTCGAGAAGGCCCCCCTTAAATACGAAGGCCTTTCCTACACCGAAATTTGGATCAGCGAAGCTCAGGAACGTATGGTGCTGGCGGTTCCCGAAGAGAAATGGCCTGAGCTGGAAGCCTTGTTCGCTTCGGAAGGAAGTGAAGCGGTCGTCCTCGGAAAGTTCGTCCCGACCGGCAACTTGAAGCTTACCTACAACGGCGAAACTGTCGGCGAACTCGATATGCGATTCCTGCATGACGGGCGTCCACCGATCGTGCGTGATGCTGTCTTCACGCCTCCCAATACACAGCCGCTGGAGATTGCCAGCGACGACGAAGGGGCACTCGGCAACGACTTGCGACGCATTCTCAGCTCGCTCAATGTTGCCAGTAAGGAATGGATCATTCGTCAGTACGACCACGAAGTCCAAGGTGGCAGCGTGATCAAGCCACTTGTCGGTGTGCAGAACGATGGTCCGAGCGATGCTGCGGTCGTTCGTCCGGTGCTCAACAGTCGTAAGGGAATCGTTCTGTCGTGCGGCATGAACCCGCACTTCGGCGACTTCGATCCTTACGATATGGCCGCTAGTGCCATCGATGAAGCCCTGCGAAACTGCGTTGCCGTCGGTGCCGATCCCGCAAAGATTGCGATCCTTGATAACTTCTGTTGGGGATACACTGATCGTCCCGAAACGCTTGGTACTTTGGTCCGTGCCGCCTTGGCGTGCCGTGACTTGGCACTTGCGTTGGGTACCCCGTTTGTCAGTGGTAAGGACAGCTTGAACAATGAGTTTAGCTACTTTGACGAACATGGCGAAAAGCAAACGATCGCCATTCCGCCAACCTTGCTGATCAGTGCGATGGGACAGGTCGAAGACGTTTCGACTTGTGTCACGATGGACTTCAAATCGGCCGGTAATCGTATTTACGTCGTGGGCCTCACCAAGGACGAACTCGGTGGTTCGCACTGGTCGCTGATTCATGAAAAGCTGGGCGGTCAAGTTCCACAGGTCGATACCACGCTTTCTAAGAAAGTATTCGCCGGCATTCACGCGGCTATTCAAGCCCGCAGCGTCGCGGCCTGTCACGATCTATCGGAAGGTGGCCTCGCAGTGGCCTTGGCCGAAATGGCATTCGCTGGGGGTCTTGGTGCGGATATTGAGCTTGAAAACATCCCACACGAACTAAGTTCGCCTTCGGCGGTCGCGTTACTCTTCAGCGAATCGAATACTCGGTTCGTCTGCGAAGTACCTGAAGAATCGGCCGACAAGTTTGAAGCCGCCTTGGATGGCGTCCCGTTCGCGGCGATCGGCCAAGTTGCCCAGCACAAAGAACTGGTCGTTAAGCAAAACGGCCAGTCACTACTCGACGAGCCCATCGAACTGTTGAAACAGGCTTGGCAAGCTCCCCTGAACTGGTAG